One Solidesulfovibrio fructosivorans JJ] DNA window includes the following coding sequences:
- a CDS encoding mechanosensitive ion channel family protein, whose translation MPASAVSLPASLPELGRVTIGVGWRLGAAVAVFLLVTALLRWLWRRGVISRPLGGLVKWLCGLALLWGLSWLLPPNAADSGETAMTLAALAMLWLAGCNGVDFVYAQLAPARGSGRPGRHILQDLLKFCILAVLVGWGLRQLLDIQLGSLLTSSAILTAVVGLSMQDTIGSLFSGLLLQMEKPFVEGDWIKAGDIEGRVTEVTWRYTKVVTLEANEVLLPNNAVAKDRLVNYSRPEKYLRQILHVPAPLDAPPVKVKSAIQTALSRAEGVVANPSPVARLYSIESDRLVYSAIYYIRAFNGRLAAADAVLSTVWYEFLERGIEIPAPARRVIMDAPAPDRGRPEGLAALSEVELLAGLTDAEMEMLARVSVIRQFVPGQTIVARGEQGTTMCFILSGLVAVVIDGKEVARLAAGQIFGEMALLTGEPRQADVRAVEATRGLEVDREGFRMVLSRHPEIIDRVREIFTARAAANRSARAPGTPDEATTLFARFCKLFL comes from the coding sequence TTGCCCGCGTCCGCCGTTTCCCTGCCCGCATCATTGCCCGAACTTGGCCGCGTGACCATCGGCGTCGGCTGGCGGCTGGGCGCGGCCGTCGCCGTTTTTCTGCTCGTAACGGCCCTGCTGCGGTGGCTGTGGCGCCGGGGCGTCATTAGCCGCCCTCTGGGGGGCCTCGTCAAGTGGCTCTGCGGCCTGGCGCTTTTATGGGGCCTGTCCTGGCTGCTGCCGCCCAACGCCGCCGACTCCGGCGAAACAGCCATGACCCTGGCCGCACTGGCCATGCTCTGGCTGGCCGGTTGCAACGGGGTGGACTTCGTCTACGCGCAGCTCGCGCCCGCGCGCGGCTCCGGCCGGCCCGGACGCCACATCCTTCAGGACCTGCTCAAATTCTGCATCCTGGCCGTGCTCGTCGGCTGGGGCCTGCGGCAACTGCTCGACATCCAGCTCGGCTCCCTGCTCACTTCCTCGGCCATCCTCACCGCCGTCGTCGGCCTGTCCATGCAGGACACCATCGGCAGCCTTTTCTCCGGCCTGCTCCTGCAGATGGAAAAGCCCTTCGTCGAGGGCGACTGGATCAAGGCCGGCGACATCGAGGGTCGGGTCACGGAAGTCACCTGGCGCTACACCAAGGTGGTGACCCTCGAGGCCAACGAGGTGCTTTTGCCCAACAACGCCGTGGCCAAGGACCGGCTCGTCAACTACAGCCGGCCCGAAAAATACCTGCGCCAGATCCTCCACGTGCCGGCCCCCCTCGACGCGCCGCCGGTCAAGGTCAAGTCGGCCATCCAGACGGCCCTGTCCCGGGCCGAGGGCGTGGTGGCAAACCCGTCGCCCGTGGCCCGGCTGTACAGCATCGAATCGGACCGGCTGGTCTACTCCGCCATTTACTACATCCGCGCCTTCAACGGACGCCTCGCCGCCGCCGATGCCGTGCTCTCGACCGTCTGGTACGAGTTCCTGGAACGCGGCATCGAGATTCCGGCCCCGGCGCGGCGCGTCATCATGGACGCTCCGGCCCCGGATCGCGGCCGCCCCGAGGGTCTGGCCGCCCTAAGCGAGGTGGAGCTGCTCGCCGGACTGACCGACGCCGAAATGGAGATGCTGGCCAGGGTGTCCGTGATCCGCCAGTTCGTCCCGGGACAGACCATCGTGGCCAGGGGCGAACAGGGCACGACCATGTGCTTCATCCTGTCCGGGCTTGTGGCCGTGGTCATTGACGGCAAGGAAGTGGCCCGGCTGGCGGCGGGCCAGATTTTCGGCGAAATGGCGCTTCTGACCGGCGAGCCGCGCCAGGCCGACGTGCGCGCCGTCGAGGCCACGCGCGGCCTGGAGGTGGACCGGGAGGGATTCCGCATGGTCCTGTCCCGCCATCCCGAGATCATCGACCGTGTGCGGGAGATTTTCACCGCCCGCGCCGCCGCCAACCGCTCCGCCAGGGCGCCCGGGAC
- a CDS encoding TatD family hydrolase translates to MSRKKKRERPDPASLGLPAGGVESHAHLDVEEFAPEEIGPVLDRAAAAGVSAVGNVFLGPAAYLAHRDFFKDRPEVFYILGVHPCDADKMAAGDMAAMEAAFRDEARLRAVGEIGLDYYWDVSTSATQQRVFREQLELARSLDVPVVIHSREAERDTLAILDDMGFKDRPLVWHCFGGGTWLAGEVFSRGWLASIPGPVTYAKNTDLAEAVAAMDLSRILLETDTPYLAPEPWRGKRNEPALIAFTAQRVAALMERDPAEVWLTTGDNARRFFGV, encoded by the coding sequence GTGTCGAGAAAAAAGAAGCGTGAACGCCCCGATCCGGCCAGCCTCGGCCTACCGGCCGGCGGGGTGGAGAGCCATGCCCACCTGGACGTGGAGGAGTTCGCCCCGGAGGAGATCGGGCCTGTGCTCGACCGGGCGGCGGCGGCCGGGGTGTCGGCCGTGGGCAACGTGTTTTTGGGGCCGGCCGCCTATCTGGCCCATCGGGACTTCTTCAAGGACCGGCCGGAAGTCTTTTACATCCTGGGCGTGCATCCCTGCGACGCGGACAAGATGGCCGCCGGAGACATGGCGGCCATGGAAGCGGCCTTTCGCGACGAGGCGCGGCTTCGGGCCGTGGGCGAGATCGGGCTCGATTATTACTGGGACGTGTCCACCTCCGCGACGCAGCAGCGCGTGTTCCGGGAGCAGCTGGAACTGGCCAGGAGCCTCGACGTGCCGGTGGTCATCCACAGCCGCGAGGCCGAAAGGGACACCCTGGCCATTCTCGACGACATGGGGTTCAAGGACCGGCCGCTGGTGTGGCACTGCTTCGGCGGCGGAACCTGGCTGGCCGGTGAGGTCTTTTCCCGGGGCTGGCTGGCCTCGATCCCGGGGCCGGTGACCTACGCCAAGAACACCGATCTGGCCGAAGCGGTGGCGGCCATGGATTTGTCCCGCATCCTCCTGGAAACCGATACGCCCTACCTCGCGCCCGAACCCTGGCGCGGCAAGCGCAACGAGCCGGCGCTGATCGCCTTCACCGCCCAGCGCGTGGCCGCGCTCATGGAACGCGACCCGGCCGAGGTCTGGCTCACGACCGGCGACAACGCACGAAGGTTTTTCGGGGTATAG
- a CDS encoding anion permease: MKLPLKALLPVVVGLALAALPVPAGLAPYAWHYFAIFAAVVVGLVFEPIPAAAIGVMGVTLAALFRLVPVKPPTPPTTSQAISWALSGFSNGTVWLIFIAFMFALGYEKTGLGRRISLTLIKVLGKKTLGLGYAVACADAVLAPFMPSNTARSGGTIFPIIKNIPPLYGSTPDNEPRKIGSYIMWVALATTCVTSSLFLTGLAPNLLAVSVIEKTANIRLDWTTWFVAIAPVGIILFLAVPLLSYFIYPPTQKESADAPIWAGKELEAMGPISRKELTMAGLALFALLLWIFGGKFLNSTTTAFIALCLMLLFKVITWDDLLANKQAWNVLMWFATLVALAGGLAKTGFLTWFAQGVAAHLAGYSLTTVMVALVVVFFAIHYIFASVTAHVTALMAVFLTAAAAVPGMNMKVMALMLGTSLGIMGILTPFATGPSPIYYGSGYIPAKDFWRLGFIFGLIFLGVFLAVGIPWMLTMGG; the protein is encoded by the coding sequence GTGAAGTTGCCCCTTAAAGCCCTGCTCCCCGTGGTCGTCGGTCTGGCGCTGGCCGCCCTGCCGGTTCCGGCCGGTCTGGCTCCGTATGCCTGGCACTATTTCGCCATTTTCGCCGCCGTGGTGGTGGGGCTCGTGTTCGAGCCGATTCCGGCGGCGGCCATCGGCGTCATGGGCGTGACCCTGGCCGCGCTGTTCCGGCTGGTGCCTGTCAAGCCGCCGACCCCGCCCACGACGTCGCAAGCCATCAGCTGGGCTCTGTCGGGTTTTTCCAACGGCACGGTCTGGCTGATCTTCATCGCCTTCATGTTCGCCCTGGGCTACGAAAAAACCGGCCTCGGCCGGCGCATTTCCCTGACGCTCATCAAGGTGCTCGGCAAAAAGACCCTGGGACTCGGCTACGCCGTGGCCTGCGCCGACGCCGTCCTGGCCCCGTTCATGCCCTCCAACACGGCCCGAAGCGGCGGCACCATCTTTCCCATCATCAAGAACATCCCGCCGCTGTACGGCTCCACCCCGGACAACGAGCCGCGCAAGATCGGCTCCTACATCATGTGGGTGGCCCTGGCCACGACCTGCGTGACCAGCTCGCTGTTCCTCACCGGGCTGGCCCCAAACCTGCTCGCCGTGTCCGTGATCGAAAAAACGGCCAACATCCGCCTGGACTGGACCACCTGGTTCGTGGCCATCGCGCCGGTGGGCATCATCCTTTTCCTGGCCGTGCCGCTTTTGTCCTACTTCATCTACCCGCCGACCCAGAAGGAAAGCGCCGACGCCCCGATCTGGGCCGGCAAGGAACTCGAGGCCATGGGCCCGATCAGCCGCAAAGAGCTGACCATGGCCGGGCTGGCGCTTTTCGCCCTGCTGTTGTGGATATTCGGCGGCAAGTTCCTCAATTCCACCACCACGGCCTTCATCGCCCTGTGCCTGATGCTCCTTTTCAAGGTCATCACCTGGGACGACCTGCTCGCCAACAAGCAGGCCTGGAACGTGCTCATGTGGTTCGCCACCCTGGTGGCCCTGGCCGGGGGGCTCGCCAAGACGGGCTTTCTCACCTGGTTCGCCCAGGGCGTGGCCGCGCACCTGGCCGGCTACTCCCTGACCACGGTCATGGTGGCGCTGGTGGTGGTCTTTTTCGCCATCCATTACATCTTCGCCAGCGTCACGGCCCACGTCACGGCGCTGATGGCGGTGTTCCTCACGGCCGCGGCGGCGGTGCCGGGGATGAACATGAAGGTCATGGCGCTCATGCTCGGCACAAGCCTCGGCATCATGGGCATCCTGACGCCGTTCGCCACCGGCCCCTCGCCCATCTACTACGGCAGCGGCTACATCCCGGCCAAGGACTTCTGGCGGCTGGGATTCATCTTCGGCCTGATCTTCCTGGGCGTGTTCCTGGCCGTCGGCATCCCCTGGATGCTGACCATGGGTGGATAA
- a CDS encoding radical SAM/SPASM domain-containing protein → MENLKRRLIDDPRYRCRREACLKRPTVFIALTGHCNLACAYCSTRNVRREHRNMDTALARRIVDQCLANDWPFSFGQTYEPFLHPEVERVIAHVAAGGQLFSCATNGLAIRKSAYDLPMRLLLSYSATPEDFALRGARLSFAAYREKILGFLRHRIRRRVSGTIAVQIADYGIFRDGVDYSKAIGDVDGIVAKTRELAALLGLDDAAAPDFRREDIAARRPLVLFADGETVIQVQPTKIMPNSYDAFVPLESTAAPRGYCDSCHTMLSIQADGTAAFCCCDPTARATAGRITAETDLREFWLGPSMSRIRAAFDAFAPAHPFCTQCLANVSEHIKPLLTVVDPGLVAAILRDQGVTDDLPWFSFPGEAPGAHGQ, encoded by the coding sequence ATGGAAAACCTCAAAAGAAGGTTGATCGACGACCCGCGTTACAGATGTCGGCGGGAGGCGTGTCTTAAGCGCCCCACGGTCTTCATTGCCCTGACCGGGCATTGCAATCTGGCCTGCGCCTACTGCTCGACCCGAAACGTCCGCCGGGAGCACCGCAACATGGATACGGCCCTGGCCCGGCGTATCGTGGACCAGTGCCTGGCCAACGACTGGCCCTTTTCCTTCGGCCAGACCTACGAGCCGTTCCTGCATCCCGAAGTGGAGCGGGTGATCGCCCATGTCGCGGCCGGAGGGCAGCTTTTTTCCTGCGCCACCAACGGATTGGCCATCAGGAAAAGCGCCTACGACCTGCCCATGCGCCTGCTTTTAAGCTACAGCGCCACGCCGGAGGATTTTGCCCTGCGCGGGGCGCGGCTGTCCTTTGCCGCCTACCGGGAGAAGATCCTGGGCTTTTTGCGCCACCGCATCCGCCGTCGCGTGTCCGGTACGATCGCCGTGCAGATCGCCGATTACGGCATCTTCAGGGACGGGGTGGACTATTCCAAGGCCATCGGCGATGTGGACGGGATCGTGGCCAAGACGCGTGAACTCGCCGCGCTGCTCGGCCTGGATGACGCGGCCGCGCCGGACTTCAGGCGGGAGGACATCGCCGCGCGAAGGCCTCTGGTGCTTTTCGCGGACGGGGAGACCGTCATCCAGGTCCAGCCGACCAAGATCATGCCCAACAGCTACGACGCCTTCGTTCCCCTGGAATCGACCGCCGCGCCGCGCGGGTATTGCGACTCCTGCCACACCATGCTTTCGATCCAGGCCGACGGCACGGCGGCCTTTTGCTGTTGCGACCCCACGGCCCGGGCCACGGCCGGGCGGATCACGGCGGAGACGGACCTGCGCGAATTCTGGCTCGGGCCGTCCATGTCGCGCATACGGGCCGCCTTCGACGCCTTTGCCCCGGCGCATCCCTTTTGCACCCAATGCCTGGCCAACGTTTCGGAACACATAAAGCCGCTTCTGACCGTGGTCGATCCCGGGCTGGTGGCGGCCATTTTGCGCGACCAGGGCGTCACGGACGATCTGCCCTGGTTTTCCTTTCCCGGAGAGGCACCCGGCGCGCACGGACAATAG
- a CDS encoding response regulator transcription factor, with the protein MKTVLVVDDDPSIRALIRLYLEGAGYVVMEAADGKLAMQSLSGQPADLVVLDIFMPEMDGLEVLQVLRETCRTCKVMAISGGSAKVGMDLLGHATIFGADDVLQKPFSSETLLEKVEALIGLAA; encoded by the coding sequence GTGAAAACCGTACTGGTCGTGGACGACGACCCGAGTATCCGGGCGCTCATCCGGCTGTACCTGGAAGGCGCGGGCTACGTGGTCATGGAGGCCGCCGACGGCAAGCTGGCCATGCAGTCCCTGTCCGGGCAGCCGGCCGACCTCGTGGTGCTCGACATCTTCATGCCGGAGATGGACGGGCTGGAGGTCTTGCAGGTGCTGCGCGAGACCTGCCGGACGTGCAAGGTTATGGCCATCTCCGGCGGCTCGGCCAAGGTCGGCATGGACCTGCTGGGCCACGCCACCATCTTCGGCGCCGACGACGTGCTGCAAAAACCCTTCAGCTCCGAAACCCTGCTGGAAAAAGTCGAAGCCCTCATCGGCTTGGCTGCGTAG
- a CDS encoding response regulator produces the protein MPSVSAPPRILLVDDNADNLVLMRLFLDSDYRIDEAANGREAVDRFAAATYDLVLMDLEMPVLDGHDATRAIRALESRENRPPTPILVLTAHSLDEQRDRCREAGCSDFLVKPVRKAAILAALRRFLGRDTAAPDTPVSAPDRAAEPAACPLLVDRERLRQLLPLFFDTAAKTLEAARLALDQGDLEAARRQGHKLKGSALSYGFEEIGLAAKDLELAGEAGDAPHAATALDRTARLLQEAGGKLF, from the coding sequence ATGCCTTCCGTATCCGCGCCACCGCGCATCCTGCTGGTGGACGACAATGCCGACAATCTGGTTCTGATGCGGCTTTTCCTCGACAGCGACTACCGCATCGACGAAGCCGCCAACGGCCGCGAGGCGGTGGACCGGTTCGCCGCCGCGACCTACGACCTCGTTCTCATGGACCTGGAAATGCCCGTTCTCGACGGCCACGACGCCACCCGGGCCATCCGGGCCCTGGAGTCGCGGGAAAACCGGCCCCCCACGCCCATCCTGGTCCTCACCGCCCACTCCCTGGACGAGCAGCGGGACCGCTGCCGGGAGGCCGGCTGCTCGGACTTTCTGGTCAAGCCGGTGCGCAAGGCCGCCATCCTGGCCGCGTTGCGGCGATTCCTCGGCCGCGACACGGCGGCCCCCGACACGCCGGTTTCCGCGCCCGACCGGGCCGCCGAACCGGCCGCGTGCCCCCTCCTTGTGGACAGGGAACGCCTGCGCCAACTGCTGCCGCTTTTTTTCGACACCGCCGCAAAGACCCTGGAGGCGGCGCGCCTGGCCCTGGACCAGGGCGATCTGGAAGCCGCGCGCCGGCAGGGACACAAGCTCAAGGGATCGGCGCTGTCCTACGGATTCGAGGAAATCGGATTGGCGGCCAAGGACCTGGAATTGGCCGGCGAGGCGGGCGACGCGCCCCACGCCGCGACCGCCCTGGACCGGACCGCGCGGCTGTTGCAAGAAGCCGGGGGGAAACTTTTCTGA
- a CDS encoding DUF4911 domain-containing protein, whose amino-acid sequence MKRRRRRQPPYRPATASARLYVRLDARHVALLKFLLEAEDNLALPTVVDRFAAVVRLAYAPQAAARVEGFVRDLTAMCPEATVCLRPNSPFPLPTGRASST is encoded by the coding sequence GTGAAGCGCCGCCGTCGCCGCCAGCCCCCCTACCGCCCGGCCACGGCCTCGGCCCGCCTGTACGTGCGCCTGGACGCGCGCCATGTGGCCCTGCTCAAGTTTCTGCTCGAGGCCGAGGATAATCTGGCCCTGCCCACGGTGGTCGACCGATTCGCCGCCGTGGTGCGCCTCGCCTACGCGCCGCAGGCGGCCGCCCGGGTGGAAGGGTTCGTGCGCGACCTGACCGCCATGTGCCCGGAAGCCACGGTCTGCCTGCGGCCAAACTCGCCTTTCCCATTGCCAACCGGGCGCGCCTCCTCTACATAG
- a CDS encoding M24 family metallopeptidase — protein sequence MITTIPPYAARRDRLRQRLAEMGHRALLVTHAANRYYLSGFELHDPQCNESAGWLCVTADGHDALFTDARYRDAALRLWPARDLCIYGSNRFATIASFLAQRGITQAAFEATAISFDTHAKLAEHMRLTPVTGAVEPLRLIKDADEIARMRRSAAVNHAVMERLPEVLTPGRTEAQAAWEIEKLFREFGASELAFSSIVAVDANAALPHAIPGDTVITDGCMVLIDVGGRRDDYCSDQTRTVWVGDNPPERFRTMLERVQEAQAAALAGLRPGLPFRDAYALARDVFVKAGVADRFTHSLGHGVGLETHEGPSLNPASRGVLEPGMVVTVEPGLYYPEWGGARWEHMALITEDGCETL from the coding sequence GTGATTACGACCATCCCCCCCTACGCGGCCCGGCGCGACCGGTTGCGCCAGCGCCTGGCGGAAATGGGGCACCGCGCCCTGCTCGTCACCCATGCGGCCAATCGCTACTATTTGAGCGGCTTCGAGCTGCACGACCCCCAATGCAACGAATCGGCCGGCTGGCTGTGCGTGACGGCCGACGGCCACGACGCGCTTTTCACCGACGCCCGCTACCGCGACGCGGCGCTACGCCTCTGGCCGGCCAGGGATTTGTGCATCTACGGCAGCAACCGCTTCGCCACCATCGCCTCGTTTCTGGCCCAGCGCGGCATCACCCAGGCCGCCTTCGAGGCCACGGCCATCTCCTTCGACACCCACGCCAAGCTGGCCGAGCACATGCGGCTCACCCCGGTCACCGGGGCGGTGGAGCCGCTGCGCCTGATCAAGGACGCGGACGAGATCGCCCGCATGCGCCGCTCGGCAGCCGTCAACCACGCCGTCATGGAGCGCCTGCCCGAAGTGCTGACGCCCGGCCGCACCGAGGCGCAAGCCGCCTGGGAAATCGAAAAGCTCTTCCGGGAATTCGGGGCCAGCGAACTGGCCTTTTCCTCCATCGTGGCCGTCGACGCCAACGCGGCCCTGCCCCACGCCATACCGGGCGACACCGTCATCACCGACGGCTGCATGGTGCTGATCGACGTGGGCGGCCGGCGCGACGACTATTGCTCGGACCAGACCCGCACCGTATGGGTGGGCGACAATCCTCCCGAACGCTTCCGGACCATGCTCGAGCGGGTCCAGGAGGCCCAGGCCGCCGCATTGGCCGGACTGCGGCCGGGACTGCCCTTTCGCGACGCCTATGCCCTGGCCCGGGACGTCTTCGTCAAGGCCGGGGTGGCCGACCGTTTCACCCATTCCCTGGGCCACGGCGTCGGCCTGGAAACCCACGAAGGGCCGAGCCTCAATCCGGCCTCGCGGGGCGTTCTGGAACCGGGCATGGTGGTCACGGTGGAGCCGGGGCTCTACTACCCCGAATGGGGCGGGGCGCGTTGGGAACATATGGCGCTTATCACCGAAGACGGCTGCGAGACGCTGTGA
- a CDS encoding protoporphyrinogen/coproporphyrinogen oxidase, with translation MRVKYLIIGAGPTGLGAAWQLHQSGENDFLVLERHPYVGGLSASFTDNAGFTWDVGGHVVFSHYPAFDTLLEDLLGDDVLKHQRESWIRVAGTFVPYPFQNNIRRLPPELAWECVEGLLAAGRAAAADTYKTPPAHFREWIDRVFGPGIARLFMVPYNFKVWAHPGELMSHRWIGERVSVVDADRVIKNIILGQDDVAWGPNNTFSFPLHGGTGEIYRRLAARFSDRVRCGDGAARLDAAAKTLRTASGDTVVYDHLLSTMALDRLVVDVLEGATPAMIAAAGRLKHSGSAIHGLGFNGAPPDPRCWMYFPESDCPFYRVTNFHNYSYNNTPDPDGPRPRKRAIMTETSYSEHKPENLDDLTGRTVDGLAATTLIAPDDRDRLVSTWEMRVDYAYPIPCLERDAALAVIQPELEARGVFSRGRFGGWKYEVGNMDHSFMQGAQWADRMLTGAPETVYTL, from the coding sequence ATGCGCGTCAAATATCTGATCATCGGGGCCGGTCCCACCGGGCTCGGCGCCGCCTGGCAGTTGCACCAAAGCGGCGAAAACGACTTTCTCGTCCTCGAACGCCATCCCTACGTCGGCGGACTGTCCGCCAGTTTCACCGACAACGCGGGGTTCACCTGGGACGTGGGCGGCCATGTGGTCTTTTCCCACTACCCGGCCTTCGACACCCTCCTCGAGGACCTCCTCGGCGACGACGTGCTCAAGCACCAGCGCGAATCCTGGATCCGCGTGGCCGGCACCTTCGTGCCCTACCCCTTCCAGAACAATATCCGCCGCCTGCCGCCCGAACTCGCCTGGGAATGCGTGGAAGGGCTGCTCGCGGCCGGGCGGGCCGCCGCCGCCGATACCTACAAGACGCCGCCGGCCCATTTCCGGGAGTGGATCGACCGGGTGTTCGGCCCGGGCATCGCCCGGCTCTTCATGGTGCCCTACAACTTCAAGGTCTGGGCCCATCCGGGCGAACTCATGTCCCACCGCTGGATCGGCGAACGCGTGTCCGTGGTGGACGCCGACCGGGTGATCAAAAACATCATCCTCGGCCAGGACGACGTGGCCTGGGGTCCCAACAACACGTTTTCCTTCCCGCTTCACGGCGGCACCGGCGAAATCTACCGCCGCCTGGCCGCGCGCTTTTCCGACCGTGTGCGCTGCGGCGACGGCGCGGCCCGGCTCGACGCCGCCGCCAAGACCCTGCGTACCGCCTCCGGCGACACCGTGGTCTACGACCACCTGCTTTCCACCATGGCCCTCGACCGGCTGGTCGTGGACGTGCTGGAAGGCGCGACCCCGGCTATGATCGCCGCCGCCGGCCGGCTCAAGCACAGCGGCTCGGCCATCCACGGCCTGGGATTTAACGGCGCGCCGCCCGATCCCCGCTGCTGGATGTATTTTCCCGAATCCGACTGCCCCTTCTACCGGGTCACCAATTTCCACAACTATTCCTACAACAACACCCCGGACCCGGACGGGCCGCGCCCCCGCAAGCGGGCGATCATGACCGAAACGAGCTACTCCGAACACAAACCCGAGAATCTGGACGACCTGACCGGGCGCACCGTGGACGGCCTCGCCGCCACCACCCTCATCGCTCCGGACGACCGCGACCGCCTCGTCTCCACCTGGGAAATGCGCGTGGACTACGCCTACCCCATCCCCTGCCTGGAGCGCGACGCCGCGCTAGCCGTCATCCAGCCGGAACTCGAGGCCCGGGGCGTGTTCTCCCGGGGACGCTTCGGCGGCTGGAAATACGAGGTCGGCAACATGGACCATTCCTTCATGCAGGGCGCGCAGTGGGCCGACCGGATGCTCACCGGCGCCCCGGAAACGGTGTATACGCTGTAA
- a CDS encoding RNA recognition motif domain-containing protein — MSKNIYVGNLPFRTTEESVRDLFAQYGEVQSVKLISDRETGKPRGFGFVEMDDDAAADEAIRSLDGTEFEGRSLKVNEAKPRAPRPPRRPAW, encoded by the coding sequence CATCTATGTTGGCAACCTGCCCTTCCGCACCACCGAGGAAAGCGTCCGTGATCTGTTCGCCCAATACGGCGAAGTTCAATCCGTTAAACTGATTTCCGACCGCGAGACCGGCAAACCGCGCGGCTTCGGATTCGTGGAGATGGATGACGACGCCGCCGCCGACGAGGCGATCCGGTCGCTCGACGGGACGGAGTTCGAGGGCCGCAGCCTCAAGGTCAACGAGGCCAAGCCCCGCGCCCCCAGGCCCCCGCGTCGTCCGGCCTGGTAG